ACCGATAATTCTAGTTTTAATTCCTCTTTATAATTTGGGTCGTTTTCTCGATAAAACCTATTTCTGTTTGAGGTAATATCTTTGCTTCGTACTCCGTTGTCCTATATGGAATTGAATTTTGAGGCCGGTTATGtacttgttaattttatagttcTTGAATTGATTCAGAGTGGGTGATGAGCTtctgaaaatcaaattaacGATAGTAGTCTTTGTAAATTGGTTTTGGAAGGATCATTGTGTTTGAACAAGGGGAATTGGCTCTAAAACTgtgaaaaatttcaaacttcaGTCTAACATCATCATTTGCTATTAGAAGGCTAAATTTTGCAGGGGCTTAGCGTTTTGAGCAGTGTACTTACTGAATAAGCTAAACAAGCTTAATCCAGTAAGAAgatatgttttcatttttcaaatgtcATTGCCAAAAGAATTGTAAGTAAAAGTTGAGATGCATTTGAAACGTTTACTTCGTATACTTGAAAAAGAATGTCTAAGACACATGCCGGAGAACTGTGTTTGTGTGGTGTTATCTTATTTACTAATGTTATATCATAAGGTTAGGCTGTATTTGGGGGATggataattgaataaaatcaaaaggaaaaggaagcTTATAATAGATTGAACATCTCtataaatgtttaatttgGCAACCGCTTCATTGCTtacttttatctttctttttactttgGCCTTTTGATGCATTCATGTGCCCTTCATAGATTTCTGTGTGCTATAGTTGTATAGCTTTGGAGAATCTTTGTTTCATATGGTTTAATTTTGTGGTCTTGCCTCAGGCATACTTTTTGCATCCTCCCCATCGCGTTTCTATGAATGACTTATCCAGTCTAGTACTGCGTTGTTTCAACAGATCAAATAATCTCAGACGTCTTCAACTTGCATGTTGCTATAGTATCTCAGGCAAAGCTCTGCGAGAAGCGGTCAAAAATTTTCCGCAGTTGGAAGAGTTGCACCTCTTTTTTATGTCAGAAATCAGTGCTGGAGATATTGAAAGTATTGGCACTTCTTGCCCTATGTTGAAGTCATTCACGTTTAATGATCGTGGATATAAGTTTCCACTTATTGAATGTGATAATGAGTATGCACTGGCAGTTGCCAAAAACATGCCTAATTTGTCCCACCTTCGACTCTTTGGTAATAAGCTGATGAATGAGGGGCTGGAAGCAATTCTCAATGGTTGTCCGCACCTAGAGTCACTTGATATCCGCCAGTGCTTTAGTGTTAATCTAGTAGGGGATCTTGGCAAAAGATGTTCTAAGCAGATAAAGAATTTGAGACGCCCTTGCGACTCCACTGATGATTATGAGTGGGATGCTGAAATTTATGATTGTGAATCATTCGACGACAACTACTGGTCATCCGGCTACTCTGATATTTACTTCGGAGATTACGACGACTACACTAACACTAACCCTTTTGGCAGCGAATACTTTTCTGATAATGAAGTGTGGTTCTTTGACCATGACTATTTCTGAGGTTGTGACAGATGAACAACGAGAAGATCCGTGGTGTTTGGTAACTCATTCTAATCAGTTGTCTATCTacaaaaaacacacaccaaatcaatttttctgtTCGTGGCGTCTTTATTGATTGTTAGTTTGATCAGTTGCATAATAACGATCTCTTATTTGCTTTGAAGTTTAGGTAGCAGGATGCTGGTGCTGGTGGCTTTGTGGAAGATTCAAATGGTTTTGGCAGCCTGTTGAAGCTTCAACTCTTGACAGGCCGGTTCTTTTGTCATGTCCATAGGTAGGGCGTTTTTGGGCTTTTGTGCAGTGAccctttcaaatatttctgtGTATGGTTTTTGCCAAATTTACCTCCATCTATATACTTTGAGGCTCCTCTAGGGATTCTGCAATATTTCTCAAATCTAGTGAATGCTTATTACATCTTTAGTGTAGGTACGTGGTATGATAATGGTAAAGGGGTTTTCTTTGGTGATCGCATACAAGCTGTATAGGAGAATGGGCAATGGGTTCCTCTCGCACTTTGCTTATGGGTCCAGGTTACCAGCTCATGAGCTGCTCCCATTTCTCAAATATCGGCCCATTTTAAGCGACTAGTGAATTTTTTATCcattgaagaaattaagaCAGAGAGCCCATAAGGAAGAATactgaaatattaaattcaatgcCCGAAGGCCCTGTTTGTTTATTGCCCTAGGTTATGCATTAAAATGTTTAGGGTCAATCATATGAAGGCTAGGTGGATGCTGTTCTTAGAGAAGATGGGCATGTGGGGATATTAATCCAATATTTCGAGTTTTACAGCTTTGCAAAATACATTATTTGCTTTGTcgtttttttttccaaattatgaAAGTGCATTCGCATTGCATTAGATTGttgtgatttttctttttcccagtTGTGGTGTTGGCAACATCTTGGACGtacaaattttacttttaaattttaaatacttgctcaaaattatcatttttgcTTCTTGCTATATGTATATGAACCACATgctaaattattgttataagtttaatttttgcttATGTACACTATaaacttgtaattaatttgttttataaacGACTGGAAAGAATGAAGGATATGAGAAGCTGATAGtaacttgaaaatttgaaggaacAGTGAGTGGTTTCGATTATGCAAGACTGAAACCCAAAAGGCTAAGTTATAGGTTAAGAAGGTAGGCCACGTAAGGCTAGTCAGTAGTGTAGGTAGGCTCAAGTTACAATGGACGCAGACCTCACGTGATAACGTTTATTACTTACCTGCACTCGTAtcccttaaaaaattaagggtaAGTGGTACTTGGGGTGGGTGATGATGGTCATTGGAGGTGACGCAGACGACAGCAGCAGCTTTTATACCTTTACCTCATTCTCTCAAACGAAACATATTCATTGCGGTTAGGCTTCTCATAAAACTGCTGCTTTTTAGAGATTTTCAGTTTATACtatagaatattttatataatgaaatattttgtattggaTCATCTAATAtgattttcagttttcttatttcttaCATATGTTTCAGGGTAAGTTACAACTATTTGAggtattacataattacaaaaatcttttttattgtttaaaaaattataaatatctccctgatatttgatgaaattatgtaatttttagatggagtataaaattattaattttgttcttattgtatttttatttatttaaaaaaataaagaacttataaaataattgaacgggatgatgaaaaaaaataaaattataaaaaacttatttatttagtttagaaaaaataatttttttagaaaaataaataaaattataagttttaatcCACATGGGTATTTTGGTGAAAATCTAATGAATTaggttaataattataagtcgTTAAAATTAGGGGGTATTGGTAgcttttcaaataacaagtggtatttgtaattatatcacatTTTAAGGaagatcgttgtaatttattctatgttttaataattttgtattattaaatgtatttaattaatttttatgttatattaatGACTTATTCCTATAAtattaaaagggaaaaataaaatttttatttaataattttggtctgaatttattttagttttttatttttaataatattaaatttagtctcttatttattaattttgcgTAGAATTGATCTTGTAACTTAATTTACGactcttttgtcttttttgtattaaaagttaataattcattttaatgcTTTAACTGTAACAtgagcaaatattttttcataaatttagaGTCTTATACCATTCTAATCGAGTATTAGCTATGAGATGCAAACtgaatgaatatatatgaactaaaattattcttgaaaagttgtatgatggtaaaattatttgaaattgggtcaaataattaaaattaaataagtttggAAGTTAAtggctaaaattaataataggcAAATTTAAGGGActagataaataattttttaaaataaaaaagttacttTGGTATATGAATGAATGTTTGGTGAAGTGTGAATTTTAGGTGGGCGGGAGGTTGCGTGGGTGGACGAAGCTATCGATTCCCTCGTATTTCAAGTTCCCATGGGCAGGAGCAGAGTAGTTGGATGTTTCATAACTATTCTATACTCCAATTCCACACAGCAAAGTCAAAATCCTGTTCACAACCGGCTACTTTTCCTGATTCTCTCTCCGCTTCTAACCCAAAATGCCCCTCATACAATACGTGAATCTGCTGACCATTACAACCATCACATGTAAATTCGTATATTTCATAACTTTactcttattttgaaaatgattCATATATTTAGGACCCAAtcaaaaatgaagaagaaagtatataatgaggaaaaatatatatgcaataaTTGACGCTATATATTTCACAATCCTCTCCATCATTGGACGCTCTCTTTATCATGCctataaattattgtcattatttgaaaacttcaaTCCCTCAAAGCCCATCCTTTGATCCATCCCCTCAACCAACCTTATTATCCTTATCTAACCAACAATAATACTatactttcttcttcttcttcttcttcttttgtctTGTACCATCAACACTAAtatgaaaaacacaaaattatataaatataaaaacaagtaTAATTATGGAGAATAATAGAGAAATTAGAAAGAGGAGGGATGGGATTGGGCATGTAGGAGTGGGGGGTGGGGTAGATGGTGTTAGGGGGTTTGGGACAGGGAGGGGACAGTGGGTTAAGAGAGGGTGGTGGGGGTGCCTGGTTGGCAGGTGGTCACATGGACATCCCATGTGATGTCATCTATCATATGTTCTTCCACTTCCCCCCatcttcctttttattttgttctccCTCTGTCTTTTCTATTATTCGGAAtgtctattcttttttttttcctccagatatttacatgtaataataatattatttattttttatttttcaattatgcTAGATAATTCTTGTATGTTATAGAAAGTGGAGTGAGAGATGTGTATGTTAGAGGCTAATAAGAAATGATTTGGAATAAATGAAAGTGTGTTTTTGGAGGAAGAGAGTTTGAAATGGGGTATGCTAAAAAACATGATATAGAGGTTCCACATGATGCGCATTCCCATTAGAGAGGGTAATGGTATGCTGTCGTTAGAAGAATTGAGGTGACATTTGGAGTCTCAGCCTCAGCCTCCTATTTTGGGAAGGACTTGAGGATACCCTTTTTGCTTCTCTGGGAAATGTTATAGCTCAATCAATCTACTCCTAATGCTGATGCCCTTTTGCAAGTAATTGGAACCCTATATATGTTCACATCCCCCCAAATTTCTCACTTCCCCAACATTCTCTACCCCCCATTTCACACTTTTTTTACTCTTTCTTTTTACATCTTCACCTGTACCATTTAATTGGTGTACGTATAAATTCTCAGATGCCCAACATTTGTTGCCTCATTTACTAAGATTAATCATTCAGtctagaaattcaatttaaatcgAACTTGATCAAACTTAAATCAATTACTTGacatacataatatttattatgtgatcgatgtacaacttttgaaaaaaatcaataacatAGTAAgtatatcataattaattttgttttgtcaaatttaatttgaataaaaaaattcccttcagttattaaatttcttgtgCTAGTGTGAAAATTATGTTAGATTGGTAATCTATAAGTAAtcttgtaaataatatatgctCGCATGATAGTAATAAAAGACACCGAAAAATAACATGAATTCCTATACTACAATTTTAAGCTTTTCACATAATCATTGGAAATTTTAGGTTTGGAATAgctatatatacatgaaacCTAATTCATATGCATGGAAGGCAGTTTCAAAACTTGAGATATAGCTGCAGTTGaaagtataataaaaccgAATTTAGACCTCTAAATTGCATTCTCATAGTCATCATCTACGAAACAACAATtcatacacacatatacatgtatatgttCGTTGTTAGGCTGTAATGGAATTTGTATGTACATGAAACCCACCCACCAAGTCAACCATAAactctcatc
This genomic window from Sesamum indicum cultivar Zhongzhi No. 13 linkage group LG12, S_indicum_v1.0, whole genome shotgun sequence contains:
- the LOC105175770 gene encoding F-box protein SKIP19, which produces MMIAVGRKKFQLRRPKSKKKIPAAVSSSAATEPPPPPPWIELPRDVTANILHRLGAIEILESAQKVCTTWRRVCQDPTMWRVIDMKNLGDLHDMPYDLSIMCRHAVDRCQGQLIDINIEYFGTDELLRYISQRSNNLRRLQLACCYSISGKALREAVKNFPQLEELHLFFMSEISAGDIESIGTSCPMLKSFTFNDRGYKFPLIECDNEYALAVAKNMPNLSHLRLFGNKLMNEGLEAILNGCPHLESLDIRQCFSVNLVGDLGKRCSKQIKNLRRPCDSTDDYEWDAEIYDCESFDDNYWSSGYSDIYFGDYDDYTNTNPFGSEYFSDNEVWFFDHDYF